One genomic window of Ruminococcus gauvreauii includes the following:
- a CDS encoding DUF5697 family protein → MLLQDEQYVVKWLSQYGALPKTQITRMLQKPAQTADKILRNLKKQMRIADVSSGYYIGLDAMDKPDQRTILAVWVLLKYIDYVDPMAHYPAVYPSQLFFLKENIGYEIVVLYEGEQNLLKLLQPQEDLKYIIVLPRISMAYGMWLPHAPCLFATVDFQGDEEPGVTFYSEEAVSDDKISGHDG, encoded by the coding sequence ATGCTGCTGCAAGATGAGCAGTATGTTGTAAAGTGGCTCTCACAGTACGGAGCCCTGCCGAAAACCCAGATTACACGAATGCTGCAAAAACCAGCCCAGACCGCAGATAAAATCTTGCGGAACTTGAAGAAGCAGATGCGGATTGCGGATGTGTCGAGCGGCTATTACATTGGGCTGGATGCGATGGATAAACCGGATCAGCGAACCATTCTTGCCGTATGGGTTCTTCTGAAATACATTGATTATGTTGACCCGATGGCACATTATCCGGCGGTTTATCCATCTCAGCTTTTTTTCTTAAAGGAGAATATCGGTTACGAAATCGTGGTGTTATATGAAGGCGAGCAGAATCTTTTGAAACTGCTCCAACCTCAGGAGGATTTGAAGTATATTATTGTTCTTCCCCGTATCTCTATGGCATACGGGATGTGGCTTCCCCATGCCCCCTGCCTGTTCGCGACTGTTGACTTTCAGGGGGATGAGGAGCCAGGGGTTACTTTCTATTCAGAGGAGGCAGTGAGCGATGACAAAATTTCAGGACACGATGGGTAA
- a CDS encoding DUF6100 family protein produces MTKFQDTMGKIRRLEKRLQEQLASTQWFCENGSIYEVYLHSLNLEETAERLVLLTRVLPAYTGVPNAKLEVERRIKDCIPVEIGFTAEDWFCLRIPALLPKKAGGSADYVRSFLYPAMRAFFEKQPPVRYWDCILIYRHVYDKARPERKRRDHDNIEINMVSDIVAMYVMTDDGPSVCSHYYCSAEGPADRTEVYVVPKWDFPIWLVKETRMPDEGVPLYEKRKI; encoded by the coding sequence ATGACAAAATTTCAGGACACGATGGGTAAAATCAGGAGGTTGGAAAAACGATTGCAGGAGCAGCTTGCTTCTACACAATGGTTTTGTGAAAATGGGAGCATCTATGAAGTTTATCTGCATTCGCTTAACCTGGAAGAAACAGCGGAGAGGCTGGTGCTTTTGACGCGGGTACTTCCCGCTTATACCGGTGTGCCGAATGCAAAGCTTGAGGTAGAACGTCGGATAAAGGATTGTATACCCGTAGAAATCGGTTTTACAGCGGAGGATTGGTTTTGTCTCCGTATCCCGGCATTGCTTCCGAAAAAGGCAGGAGGGTCAGCGGATTATGTCCGCTCTTTTTTATACCCTGCTATGCGTGCTTTTTTTGAAAAGCAACCGCCTGTGCGGTATTGGGACTGTATCCTGATTTACCGACATGTATATGACAAAGCCAGACCCGAAAGAAAAAGGCGGGATCATGATAACATTGAAATCAATATGGTTTCGGATATCGTAGCCATGTATGTGATGACGGACGATGGCCCATCGGTTTGCTCTCATTATTACTGCAGCGCAGAAGGGCCGGCGGACCGGACTGAGGTTTATGTAGTGCCAAAATGGGACTTCCCCATTTGGCTGGTAAAGGAAACCAGGATGCCGGATGAGGGGGTGCCACTCTATGAAAAAAGGAAAATTTAG